Proteins encoded together in one Cicer arietinum cultivar CDC Frontier isolate Library 1 chromosome 4, Cicar.CDCFrontier_v2.0, whole genome shotgun sequence window:
- the LOC101502121 gene encoding histone H2B.3-like — MAKADKKPAEKKPVAEKSPVEKPKAEKKIPKDTYKIYIFKVLKQVHPDIGISSKAMGIMNSFINDIFEKLAQESSRLARYNKKPTITSREIQTAVRLVLPGELAKHAVSEGTKAVTKFTSS, encoded by the exons ATGGCAAAGGCAGACAAGAAACCAGCGGAGAAGAAACCCGTCGCCGAGAAGTCACCAGTGGAGAAACCCAAGGCAGAAAAAAAGATCCCGAAGGAC ACCTACAAGATCTACATCTTCAAGGTTTTGAAGCAGGTTCACCCTGACATCGGGATCTCAAGCAAGGCTATGGGGATCATGAATAGTTTCATCAATGATATTTTTGAGAAACTCGCTCAGGAATCTTCTAGACTCGCTCGATACAACAAGAAGCCTACTATCACATCTCGCGAGATTCAGACTGCTGTTCGTCTTGTTCTCCCTGGTGAACTTGCTAAGCACGCTGTCTCTGAGGGAACCAAAGCCGTCACCAAATTTACCAGCTCTTGA